A genomic region of Luteolibacter arcticus contains the following coding sequences:
- a CDS encoding YdcF family protein: MHPDHLAAALVLWDYHQLHHELIPADGILVFGSNDLRVAGHAAELFHRGLAPWILFSGARGRMTQDWAETEAEAIARVARDCGVPEEVIFIENRATNTGENIRYSRELLASREIVLSTAIVVQKPYMERRTIAALDVQWPEVVFRASSPALGFADYCAGALTPELVTSAMTGDFQRIIDYPALGFASAQEIPAEVMDAFRVLVAAGYTGQLR, translated from the coding sequence ATGCACCCTGATCATCTCGCCGCCGCGCTTGTCCTGTGGGACTATCATCAGCTCCATCACGAGCTCATTCCAGCAGATGGCATCCTGGTCTTCGGCAGCAATGATCTACGCGTCGCGGGGCATGCGGCGGAGCTTTTTCATCGTGGTCTGGCGCCGTGGATTTTGTTCTCGGGTGCGCGGGGACGGATGACGCAGGATTGGGCGGAGACCGAGGCGGAGGCGATAGCTCGCGTCGCGCGGGATTGCGGTGTGCCGGAGGAAGTGATCTTCATCGAGAACCGTGCCACCAACACCGGGGAAAATATCCGCTATTCCCGTGAGCTGCTGGCTTCCCGGGAGATTGTGTTATCCACGGCGATCGTGGTGCAGAAGCCCTACATGGAGCGGCGCACCATCGCTGCGCTGGACGTGCAGTGGCCGGAGGTTGTCTTCCGTGCCAGTTCGCCGGCGCTTGGATTTGCAGACTACTGTGCCGGTGCGCTCACGCCGGAGCTGGTGACCTCTGCGATGACGGGAGATTTCCAACGCATCATCGATTATCCCGCGCTTGGCTTTGCCTCTGCGCAGGAAATCCCGGCGGAAGTGATGGATGCCTTTCGGGTATTGGTGGCTGCAGGTTATACGGGGCAACTGCGCTGA
- a CDS encoding beta strand repeat-containing protein has translation MERTSYALLFAALATGASHGQDIRSATADNLNVAGAWADGSPPTNLETATWNASSTLVNTLGANLIWAGLNVSAASGTVSISGANTLTPGAINLGSTNLSVTPSAANSSLSFTSLTGTGNLTINNGTANLGMTAFNTANALNFNGTLTLRGGNAATTPGAVGGSFTYLGRTGITQAAGTAFALDTGAAVANAKDLIIDSGAWGGQTIHLSSLTGFGSLRRDSGGGGSQVATVEVNQATDTVFNGMILSHTAGNNTDIRRISLTKNGVGSLTLAGIVGKQTQNQGAPASDIDLTISGGTLVLAAANTRTGVTTITAAGTLQVGNGGTTGVIGGNGVTNDGSLVFNHGTGAVITAANAISGSGTISKKGAGSLVLSGTSTLTGATTVEGGTLRIAGDLGSSPVTVQSGATVAAGAVATPGSSFVKSLTLAGGSTSTFRVGSAYDQIVLNDTNALTVSGPHVITPVAGAGLNPGDKIPIIDYLGTFSGFANLSLTPGTRFTLVHNVGETNIELEYTGGTLTWKGGNGTWDLNTTANWTIGAATTTFLAGDTVLFDDSATTGSVTLAETLSPNGLTIDNDTLAYTLSGGTIAGGGTFTKQGPGTATVSSETSYTGATFIDEGTLTFGDGATSGQIGSGAVSLFTGATLRINRSDLLDYKTSPRLRNVSGDGNIVIDGGGIVFSYPGSGIGFSEGNSWAGFSGTLTVKNGSEFRTIRNGATAMGTGSVVLGDATTSGKLGQIEGNWTWTNNITLAGPDNRIINRSVTTPPRALKLQGVLSGSGGLTFEDAAATMTSNQTGFILTGANTLSGTINIPAGVPVRVGGIPGNTDVSQAGADAFGTLGSATVANEGALSFSRTDAHTVGNTISGAGQVFIGLTTGTTAQTVTYTGTKSYSGTTTVRNGTLLVNTALPASPVVVETAGTLGGNGALGATATVSGTIAPGNGVGTLVSTAGVALENGAHIAWQVADWNGSAGSGYDTLNAASITVNAVAGTPAVVVISPASLVNFTEVPKTFTLATTSGGVSGLDADEITVDATAFAGTGTWAVSTSGNLLQLSYTPGGGDTYGDWEQDNGIAGAGAETDSDADGIPNGIEFVIGGDPSNSPSNALLPTLSVNATHLIFVFRRTEDSEAFDPFVQYGSTLTGWTPAQDGSNGVEIDEDPNFYPNNTDRVTVTIPRPPASTGKLFARLKVEIP, from the coding sequence ATGGAAAGAACTTCATACGCTCTACTTTTCGCCGCGCTCGCCACCGGTGCCAGCCACGGCCAAGACATCCGCAGTGCCACCGCGGACAATCTGAACGTCGCCGGAGCCTGGGCGGACGGCAGCCCGCCGACCAACCTCGAGACGGCGACCTGGAATGCCTCGAGCACCTTGGTCAACACGCTCGGTGCGAACCTCATCTGGGCCGGTCTCAATGTGAGTGCGGCCTCCGGTACGGTCAGCATCAGCGGAGCGAATACGCTCACCCCCGGCGCGATCAACCTGGGCTCCACCAACCTTTCGGTGACCCCCAGTGCCGCGAACAGCAGCTTGAGCTTCACCAGCCTGACCGGCACCGGGAATCTAACGATCAACAACGGGACCGCCAATCTCGGGATGACCGCGTTCAACACGGCGAATGCGCTGAACTTCAATGGCACCCTGACACTGCGCGGCGGCAATGCGGCGACGACTCCGGGCGCGGTGGGCGGCAGCTTCACGTATCTCGGCCGGACGGGAATCACGCAAGCAGCGGGCACTGCCTTCGCGCTGGATACCGGAGCGGCAGTCGCCAACGCGAAGGATTTGATCATCGACAGCGGCGCATGGGGCGGACAAACGATCCATCTTTCCTCGCTGACTGGCTTCGGCTCGCTGCGGCGCGACTCCGGTGGTGGTGGTTCGCAGGTGGCGACGGTCGAGGTCAATCAGGCGACCGACACGGTCTTCAACGGGATGATCCTCTCGCACACGGCAGGCAACAACACTGACATCCGGCGGATTTCCCTGACCAAGAACGGCGTGGGTTCGCTCACGCTGGCTGGCATCGTCGGAAAACAGACGCAGAACCAAGGAGCTCCTGCTTCAGACATCGACCTGACCATTTCCGGTGGCACGCTGGTGCTGGCAGCGGCGAATACCCGCACGGGGGTCACCACCATCACCGCCGCCGGCACGTTGCAAGTGGGCAATGGCGGCACCACCGGTGTGATCGGCGGCAACGGGGTGACCAACGACGGATCGCTCGTCTTCAACCACGGAACCGGCGCGGTGATCACCGCGGCGAACGCGATCTCCGGTAGTGGTACGATCTCGAAGAAAGGCGCGGGCTCGCTGGTGCTGAGCGGCACCTCGACGCTCACGGGGGCAACGACCGTCGAAGGCGGCACGCTGCGGATCGCCGGAGACTTGGGATCGAGTCCGGTCACGGTGCAGAGTGGTGCGACCGTGGCGGCGGGTGCGGTTGCCACGCCCGGCTCGAGCTTTGTGAAGTCTCTAACGTTGGCTGGTGGCTCGACTTCCACCTTCCGCGTGGGATCGGCCTACGACCAGATCGTGCTCAATGATACCAATGCGCTCACAGTTTCCGGGCCTCATGTCATCACGCCGGTGGCGGGTGCGGGGCTGAATCCCGGCGACAAGATCCCGATCATCGACTATCTGGGCACCTTCAGCGGCTTCGCCAATCTCTCGCTTACGCCAGGCACGCGCTTCACGCTCGTCCACAATGTGGGCGAGACCAACATCGAGCTCGAATACACCGGTGGCACGCTGACGTGGAAGGGCGGCAATGGCACCTGGGACCTGAACACCACGGCCAACTGGACCATCGGTGCCGCCACGACCACCTTCCTTGCCGGGGATACGGTGCTCTTCGACGATAGCGCCACCACCGGCTCGGTGACCCTGGCCGAGACTTTGAGCCCGAATGGCCTGACGATTGACAACGACACACTCGCCTACACCTTGAGTGGCGGGACGATTGCCGGCGGCGGGACTTTCACCAAGCAGGGTCCCGGTACTGCCACGGTGAGCTCGGAAACGAGCTATACCGGCGCCACGTTTATCGATGAAGGCACGCTGACCTTTGGCGACGGCGCCACCAGCGGCCAGATCGGCAGCGGTGCGGTGAGCTTGTTTACCGGTGCGACGCTGCGCATCAACCGCAGCGATTTGCTCGACTACAAGACGAGCCCGCGGCTCCGCAATGTCAGCGGCGACGGCAACATCGTGATCGATGGCGGTGGTATCGTTTTCAGCTATCCTGGCAGCGGGATCGGCTTTTCCGAGGGCAACTCGTGGGCGGGCTTCTCCGGGACGCTGACGGTGAAGAATGGCTCCGAATTCCGGACGATCCGCAACGGCGCAACAGCGATGGGTACGGGAAGTGTCGTACTTGGCGACGCGACCACCAGCGGCAAGCTCGGACAGATCGAGGGCAACTGGACCTGGACCAACAACATCACTCTCGCGGGGCCCGATAACCGGATCATCAACCGCTCCGTCACGACTCCGCCGCGGGCCTTGAAGCTGCAGGGTGTGCTCTCCGGCAGCGGTGGCCTGACCTTCGAGGACGCGGCAGCCACGATGACGAGCAACCAGACCGGCTTCATTCTGACCGGCGCGAACACGCTGAGTGGCACGATCAACATTCCGGCCGGTGTGCCGGTGCGGGTCGGCGGGATTCCAGGCAATACCGATGTTAGTCAGGCCGGCGCGGATGCCTTTGGGACGCTCGGCAGTGCCACGGTGGCGAATGAAGGCGCCTTGTCCTTCTCCCGCACCGATGCCCACACGGTGGGGAACACCATCAGCGGCGCGGGTCAGGTCTTCATCGGCCTCACCACCGGCACGACTGCCCAGACCGTGACCTATACCGGCACGAAGTCCTACAGCGGTACCACGACGGTGCGGAATGGCACACTGCTGGTGAACACCGCCTTGCCTGCATCGCCGGTGGTGGTGGAAACCGCTGGCACGCTTGGCGGCAACGGCGCGCTGGGTGCGACCGCGACAGTTTCCGGCACGATCGCCCCGGGCAATGGGGTCGGCACGCTGGTCTCGACCGCGGGAGTGGCGCTGGAGAATGGCGCGCACATCGCCTGGCAGGTCGCCGATTGGAATGGCAGCGCGGGCAGCGGCTACGACACCCTCAATGCCGCATCGATCACGGTGAATGCCGTGGCGGGCACACCCGCGGTGGTGGTCATCTCGCCTGCCTCTCTGGTGAATTTCACGGAGGTGCCGAAGACCTTCACCCTGGCCACGACCAGCGGTGGAGTCAGCGGGCTCGACGCCGACGAGATCACGGTGGACGCCACGGCCTTCGCAGGAACCGGCACCTGGGCGGTGAGCACCAGCGGGAATCTACTGCAACTCTCGTACACGCCGGGTGGCGGCGACACTTACGGCGATTGGGAACAGGACAATGGCATTGCTGGTGCAGGCGCTGAGACTGACTCGGATGCCGATGGCATTCCGAACGGGATCGAGTTCGTCATCGGTGGCGATCCTTCGAACTCGCCTTCCAATGCGCTGCTGCCGACCTTGAGCGTGAATGCCACTCACCTGATCTTCGTCTTCCGCCGCACCGAGGATTCGGAGGCGTTCGATCCCTTCGTCCAGTATGGTTCGACCCTGACCGGTTGGACCCCGGCCCAGGATGGTTCGAATGGCGTGGAGATCGATGAGGATCCGAACTTCTACCCCAACAACACCGACCGGGTGACGGTGACCATTCCGCGTCCCCCCGCCAGCACTGGAAAACTCTTTGCCCGCCTGAAGGTCGAGATCCCGTAA